A region of Haliotis asinina isolate JCU_RB_2024 chromosome 9, JCU_Hal_asi_v2, whole genome shotgun sequence DNA encodes the following proteins:
- the LOC137297322 gene encoding protocadherin Fat 4-like encodes MDPTFGVITLQNPLNFETTPSYTLQVTASDGGGTVRSAITTVTVTVTNINDNLPSCASYVVYVTVSESSSVNDVVTTLSCMDADTDDVLSYSIISGNADGKFALNGGTGSLSLAATVDYDSATTSYTLQIQVSDGTNSRTVTVYVDVGAVNEATPTFATPFPTLSISESDAPGTTVHTYTAVDSDYTPHAVTTYAISTGTPSKLGLYVELKVSTNSTLKGNNYRPQYLITVTNTCEASIYTKKFSPTVVVTQGGLSLFSIDPSSAIITLASSVDYDALPAGTKFYLLTLTATDGGGLQGTGTVTVSVTNVNDNIPSCAQSSWSQNVAENVATFPTTLIASLGCSDVEDGTSLVYTLVQSPGSHFDVTAGTVSITSEHSTICMYPAKYLSHHNSHTETNLTTSGAVDYEANTAHTLTITVSDTGSPVQSTTVTVNINVINVNDGPPTFTGTFSATIAENSVIGISVADVVATDPDGNNAFGSPVYSIQGGDLSNQFTINSNTGRVTTIATLDRETKASYDLIIKATESGDTGTATVTLTVTITDVNDNSPSCSQNSFVVTVSEAEVAGFAVNTFTCTDADTTGTVTYTLSSGDSTKFEMSSNILQLKSPLDFDSGVTKYDVVVTVSDTTNSVSIPGTIHVGNVNEAPPVFSPVIYSATHGENLALASTIAQVTATDADSASTSDGQITYAFVASYPLFALDSTSGIITLVSSLDRETAATHDLLVTATDGTTTVTATVSLTVTDENDNTPVFGSGSYSGSVSEADAVGASVVVTVAATDLDDPATEGNGLVTYSIIGGNTNSDFTIGASNGEIRTAKLLDYETAESHTLTVKAVDRAGDAQSKSATTIISITVTNVNEHDPVFTPTTIIKSVPENTVVGTLVHQILATDADSGTDGDLTYTMPTHATFALASDGALTLKDNLDFATASTHSLTVTATDGGSPPRSTDVTVTINVLDDNNNTPTCSPSSMTTIQREDYTGNVATLTCTDLDTGASGTLSYIIESVNAVAGSGSFSVDASGVVSTTGLDYETATAHSIIVRVEDGGVPARTTSGTVIVSVTDVNEAAPVFLATPFNPSMAESEAVGFTILTVTATDADTANSITYSLTDTTNLIIGSSTGIITLKVQQDREVIPTVTVDVCATDSGTVDAIKSTCETLTLTITDVNDNLPVFNPSTYATNVDENAPTGTTAVTVTATDADAAGFGTITYSIESGNTGNVFSISAGVITVTDNIGLNYETTQLFTLTVRATDGGGNSSDVIVSISVNPINENSPTFTPASSTEVVPENSVVGHVVIDLDATDTDSGPDGQLTYSIISGSLGKFVIDPSTGVVTVGDVLDAESVSSYTLTIQATDAGTNPSSLSGTYILTVSVTDMNDVTPSCTQSYYATAISESTGPPTSVQQIVCSDSDINVPNNVLSYAKIAGDPGNLFDVDASTGLVSVAAAASFDREITASYLLNVTVTDGGATALSTVIHVFVSITDENDNTPVFSQNPYTPSVAEDASPGTPVVTVAATDPDAGSNGDVVYFISAGNPLGHFTVDSVTGVVSVQAALDRETLSSYVLEVRAQDKGTPTSLTGTSTVSITVGDVNDNVPICTSSVYSGSVPEDATLSTSVTTVSCSDADVPPNNNVVYTITAGNTGSVFAIGSTSGEVTVNAGLDAETLSAYSLTVQASDGTLSTDVIVTVTVSDVNEHDPVFSPPGPYSESFSEDTVLGTTIMNISANDNDVSNSVLSFSITLGNAENKFWIDPTSGTVVLQAALDREATDTYSLTVEVADGTGAGTRTATTQLTVLVLDINDNDPICAPSNYINTLPEDSNIGTTVSSLTCSDADSSTPTLDYSITTGNGEGKFTIDAASGVVTIFALLDYETTTSYNLEIQVSDQGGTARVITVPVTLDVTPVNEAAPVFSPVTPVPIQEDVSVGTVVYNVTATDTDNGLLHGTVRYSITSGNSLGHYSIDEGTGEIKTVGNVDRESTASYILRIRATDDFAGSGAERSAEVDLSITVGDVNDNIPVFVPILYIKDVLETAPSGSTVAVVTSRDDDDVPNATPVYSIVSGNTGSVFNFVANELLLDAGKNLDFETLTMYDLVIQVSDSGSPLLTSNGRIIINVLSQNEFAPIPAVPNDSITVSELIPVGTNFYNASAVDGDSGSDGEFSWSITNGNNPALFFCSPQLGELYTSSILDYDTPPNTHNITVEAQDKGGLTGSFWLEIVLQDENDEYPVFSKSIYTPLLNENVPIGQSVEAVTAIDKDSGTNGQVTYSITSGDGQAYFAIDSSSGVITTTQNIDYETKTVFFLILQAVDGGTPALSTVGVVKVTIVDLNDNAPTFTPDFFTQSLSEDATVGTSVTTVFATDADSSANNNNVFTYSLTNAFFDVNSASGQISTKAMLDRETIRSHNLTILAIDQGSPSNTATAVVTVNLLDVNDNTPNITGSYSTNLSEDTRPGTIVFTITASDIDSSVNAELVYSIASGNTDGDFKIEIGSGIVQVQNSLDRERTASYNLVIHVTDKGAPPLTASVTTTVVIDDINDNNPIFIQSQYIFNIAENVPLGSSVGTIQATDKDSLINAALTYEIVVFWTGEASHFVLDLSSGVITTDGNLDRENIGTYSLRCRAKDGGTPQLTGDVNVTIVIDDLNDNPPVFNSLQYTGSVNENTAAGTSILSVTVTDADAHNGAITLSIDTLTPEGARGDQFLTVDSATGIVSVKSVMDREVDVEFNVTILAVDNGTIPLTASAVVHIIVTDENDNTPVFSSTFYNTEIAFTGTCDNTIVTLTATDADSGLNGQVFYVFSQNPYGFFFAVDVSLGVVTLQTPVSVNTKYVLEASGNDGGVPSRTTSPAAAVRVDTFDPNTVAVTIKLGISKADFLLRQDTFVSQFKTVMSARYPSCLVRIWCITERSGETAVAAPTRRRLLTSSPVNVNLFVVADNSTESAGNLAQDKTFVTSGDVTSVVASDPSGTPSSALQGSAWDYFVIQNVSPFSETVTPWHQTTVGIVFIVIASLLAAVLISTVIFAILWYRKKRRPITPTKQPERKDQNHNRFFLTKPTVPDLDVKKTKQYPPAAFAAVPRTPPRMEKTAEEYFRPMETRRTYSNASPPRTPRTVLLSPKPTDRAIISRQFDGAAIDPATGKVYEYNTRTNERRWLSTPEGKAVVARDSNV; translated from the exons GAACTCCATCGAAACTCGGGCTGTATGTGGAACTCAAAGTTTCGACCAACTCGACGTTGAAAGGGAACAACTATCGGCCTCAATACCTCATTACGGTAACGAACACCTGTGAGGCATCCATCTACACGAAGAAGTTCAGTCCTACCGTCGTAG tgaCCCAAGGAGGCTTGTCCTTGTTCAGCATAGACCCGTCATCTGCTATCATCACCCTCGCCTCCAGTGTTGACTACGACGCTCTTCCTGCAGGCACCAAGTTCTATCTCCTCACTCTCACAGCTACAGACGGGGGCGGACTTCAG GGGACTGGCACGGTAACAGTCAGCGTGACAAACGTCAATGACAACATTCCCTCCTGCGCTCAATCCAGCTGGTCACAGAATGTTGCAGAGAATGTCG CTACATTCCCCACGACACTTATTGCAAGTTTGGGATGTTCAGACGTTGAAGATGGAACGTCACTGGTCTATACTCTTGTGCAGAGTCCAGGGTCTCACTTTGACGTAACAGCTGGAACTGTTAGCATAACAAGTGA ACACAGCACGATCTGTATGTATCCTGCAAAATATCTGAGTCATCATAATTcgcatactgaaacaaatctaACTACTTCAGGTGCTGTTGATTACGAGGCAAACACTGCCCATACTTTGACCATCACTGTCTCTGACACTGGTAGTCCTGTACAGTCAACGACCGTCACGGTAAACATCAACGTTATCAATGTCAACGATGGCCCACCAACATTTACAGGAACATTTTCTGCCACCATTGCTGAAAACAGTGTCATTGGGATCTCCGTTGCTGATGTTGTAGCCACAGATCCTGATGGGAATAATGCTTTTGGAAGCCCTGTATATTCTATTCAGGGCGGCGACCTCAGTAATCAGTTCACCATCAACTCAAACACTGGAAGAGTGACAACTATTGCTACGTTGGACCgagaaacaaaagctagctatGATCTGATCATCAAAGCCACAGAAAGTGGAGACACTGGAACCGCGACAGTTACACTTACTGTAACCATCACGGATGTAAACGACAATTCCCCATCTTGCTCTCAGAATTCCTTTGTTGTCACGGTCAGTGAAGCTGAGGTTGCCGGATTCGCTGTCAACACATTCACATGTACAGATGCTGACACCACCGGAACTGTAACATACACCTTGTCAAGTGGAGATTCGACCAAGTTTGAAATGAGTTCAAATATTCTTCAGTTGAAGTCGCCACTTGACTTTGACTCTGGTGTGACAAAATATGATGTTGTTGTGACAGTATCTGACACCACAAATAGCGTATCTATCCCCGGAACCATTCATGTTGGAAACGTCAATGAGGCTCCGCCGGTATTTTCACCAG TGATATATTCAGCAACTCACGGTGAGAATCTGGCTCTGGCCTCCACAATAGCACAGGTAACTGCAACAGATGCAGATTCCGCCTCCACTTCAGACGGACAAATCACGTATGCCTTTGTGGCTTCGTACCCATTGTTTGCGCTCGACTCAACTTCAGGCATCATCACACTTGTATCATCACTAGACAGAGAGACGGCTGCAACTCACGACCTTCTGGTTACAGCAACAGACGGAACTACCACAGTAACTGCCACTGTCAGTTTGACTGTCACAGATGAAAATGACAACACGCCTGTGTTTGGTTCTGGATCATACAG TGGCAGTGTGTCTGAGGCCGATGCTGTTGGAGCAAGTGTGGTGGTCACCGTTGCTGCGACTGACTTAGATGACCCTGCAACTGAAGGAAATGGACTAGTAACATACTCAATAATCG GTGGAAATACGAACAGTGACTTTACAATCGGTGCTAGCAATGGTGAGATAAGAACAGCCAAGTTGTTAGACTATGAGACAGCTGAGTCACACACACTAACTGTGAAGGCAGTCGACAGAGCAGGTGATGCGCAATCCAAATCCGCAACAACAATCATATCAATTACAGTCACTAATGTGAATGAACATGACCCAGTCTTCACCCCAACAACCATCATCAAATCAGTCCCAGAAAACACAGTTGTTGGAACGCTCGTCCATCAGATCCTGGCAACAGATGCCGACAGTGGCACAGATGGAGATCTTACGTACACCATGCCAACACATGCCACATTTGCCCTAGCGTCTGATGGTGCTCTTACACTCAAAGATAATCTTGACTTTGCAACTGCCAGtacccactcacttactgtgACGGCAACTGATGGTGGGTCACCACCTAGAAGTACAGACGTCACTGTGACAATCAACGTTCTTGACGACAACAATAACACACCAACATGCTCCCCAAGTTCAATGACTACCATCCAaagagaagactacactggcaaCGTGGCTACTTTGACCTGCACAGACCTGGATACAGGAGCAAGTGGTACACTTTCCTACATAATAGAATCTGTGAATGCTGTTGCTGGGAGTGGTTCGTTTTCTGTTGATGCGAGTGGTGTTGTTTCTACAACAGGTTTGGATTATGAAACTGCCACTGCACATTCAATCATAGTAAGAGTCGAGGATGGTGGAGTTCCTGCCAGAACCACATCAGGTACAGTCATTGTGTCAGTAACAGACGTTAATGAGGCTGCTCCAGTATTTCTTGCAACGCCATTCAACCCCTCTATGGCAGAATCAGAGGCAGTTGGATTTACAATACTTACAGTGACTGCAACTGATGCTGACACTGCAAATAGTATTACATATTCCCTGACAGACACAACCAACCTAATCATAGGATCTTCCACTGGAATAATAACTCTGAAGGTTCAACAAGACAGAGAAGTTATTCCAACTGTCACTGTTGATGTATGTGCAACAGATTCAGGAACAGTAGATGCTATTAAatccacatgtgaaactttgaCACTCACTATAACAGATGTCAACGACAACCTGCCAGTGTTTAACCCATCAACTTATGCAACGAACGTTGACGAGAATGCACCCACAGGGACGACTGCGGTTACAGTAACAGCAACAGATGCTGACGCTGCAGGTTTTGGAACTATTACCTATTCTATAGAAAGTGGCAACACTGGCAATGTTTTCAGCATTTCAGCAGGTGTGATCACAGTCACTGACAATATTGGCTTGAACTATGAGACGACCCAACTTTTCACTCTCACAGTGAGGGCAACCGATGGTGGGGGCAATTCAAGTGACGTCATAGTGTCCATATCTGTGAATCCTATCAATGAAAACTCTCCAACGTTCACCCCTGCTTCAAGCACTGAAGTTGTCCCTGAGAACAGTGTAGTGGGACACGTTGTTATTGACCTTGATGCTACGGATACTGATTCTGGACCAGATGGACAATTAACCTATAGCATCATATCAGGATCCCTTGGGAAATTTGTAATTGATCCATCGACTGGCGTTGTGACTGTAGGTGACGTACTTGATGCTGAATCTGTATCATCATACACTCTTACAATCCAGGCAACAGATGCTGGTACTAATCCATCATCCCTGAGTGGTACTTACATACTAACTGTGTCAGTGACTGATATGAATGATGTAACACCATCTTGCACTCAGTCATACTACGCAACTGCCATATCAGAATCAACAGGACCACCAACATCGGTTCAACAAATTGTCTGTTCTGACTCAGACATTAATGTACCAAACAATGTCCTCAGCTATGCCAAAATTGCAGGGGATCCAGGTAACCTGTTTGATGTGGATGCTTCGACTGGACTGGTGTCAGTTGCTGCAGCAGCATCCTTTGACAGGGAGATAACTGCGTCATATCTTCTGAATGTTACTGTCACTGATGGTGGAGCCACAGCACTTTCTACCGTCATCCATGTTTTTGTCAGCATCACAG ACGAGAATGACAACACACCTGTGTTTAGCCAGAATCCGTACACGCCCAGCGTAGCCGAAGATGCTAGCCCTGGAACACCTGTTGTGACAGTAGCAGCAACAGACCCAGATGCTGGATCAAATG GAGACGTAGTGTACTTCATATCAGCAGGAAATCCACTAGGACACTTCACTGTGGACTCTGTGACAGGAGTAGTGTCTGTTCAGGCAGCTCTTGACAGGGAGACTTTATCGTCATACGTTTTGGAAGTAAGGGCTCAGGACAAAGGAACCCCAACAAGTCTTACTGGAACATCTACTGTCTCGATAACTGTAGGTGATGTCAATGACAACGTTCCTATTTGCACTTCCTCTGTATACTCAGGGAGTGTACCAGAAGATGCTACTCTATCCACGTCTGTTACCACTGTGTCTTGTTCGGATGCTGACGTTCCTCCGAACAATAATGTTGTCTACACAATCACAGCAGGCAACACTGGGAGTGTCTTTGCTATTGGATCTACATCAGGAGAGGTTACAGTCAATGCAGGACTTGATGCAGAAACACTGAGTGCGTATAGTCTCACAGTACAAGCTTCAGACGGAACCCTTTCTACCGATGTCATTGTAACAGTCACAGTATCGGATGTTAACGAGCACGACCCGGTCTTTTCTCCACCTGGACCCTATTCCGAGTCATTCAGTGAGGATACAGTTTTAGGAACTACGATAATGAACATAAGTGCAAATGATAATGATGTGTCCAATTCTGTTCTATCATTCAGCATAACTCTAGGAAACGCAGAAAACAAGTTTTGGATTGATCCAACATCAGGGACTGTTGTTCTTCAGGCAGCTCTTGACCGAGAAGCCACAGACACATATTCCTTGACAGTAGAAGTTGCTGATGGAACTGGGGCTGGAACTCGCACGGCAACGACTCAGCTGACAGTTTTAGTCCTGGACATAAATGACAATGATCCAATTTGTGCTCCTTCCAATTACATCAACACACTACCAGAAGATTCCAATATTGGAACAACTGTAAGCAGTCTAACATGTTCTGATGCAGATTCCTCTACCCCGACCCTGGactacagtatcacaacagGAAATGGAGAGGGTAAATTTACGATTGATGCTGCTTCTGGGGTGGTTACCATATTTGCTCTGCTTGATTATGAAACTACCACTTCCTACAACTTGGAAATTCAAGTGTCCGATCAAGGGGGAACTGCACGAGTTATCACCGTTCCAGTAACTTTAGATGTGACACCTGTTAATGAAGCAGCTCCAGTATTTTCTCCAGTTACACCTGTACCTATACAAGAAGATGTCTCTGTTGGAACAGTTGTGTATAACGTAACAGCTACAGATACCGATAATGGTTTACTTCATGGAACAGTTAGGTATTCAATAACATCTGGTAATAGTCTTGGCCATTATAGTATTGATGAAGGAACAGGTGAAATAAAAACTGTAGGTAATGTAGACAGAGAAAGCACTGCCTCATACATTTTGAGAATCCGTGCCACTGACGACTTTGCTGGTTCAGGGGCTGAGCGTAGTGCTGAAGTGGACCTCAGTATAACTGTtggtgatgttaatgacaacatTCCCGTGTTTGTACCAATCCTCTACATCAAAGATGTTCTTGAGACAGCTCCAAGTGGTTCTACAGTTGCAGTTGTGACTTCTCGAGATGATGATGACGTTCCAAACGCAACACCCGTGTACTCTATTGTTTCAGGAAATACGGGAAGTGTGTTCAACTTTGTGGCAAACGAACTTCTGTTAGATGCAGGAAAAAACTTAGACTTCGAGACTTTGACAATGTATGATCTTGTCATACAAGTTTCAGATAGTGGATCACCATTATTGACATCGAATGGCAGAATCATCATAAACGTGCTGTCTCAAAACGAGTTTGCCCCAATCCCTGCTGTCCCCAATGACAGCATTACAGTGAGCGAGCTAATCCCAGTCGGAACCAACTTCTATAATGCAAGTGCTGTAGATGGCGATTCAGGTTCGGATGGCGAATTCTCTTGGAGTATCACTAATGGAAACAACCCAGCACTATTCTTCTGCAGCCCACAATTAGGAGAACTGTACACGTCATCCATTCTAGATTATGACACACCTCCAAACACTCACAACATTACGGTTGAAGCACAAGACAAAGGTGGTCTGACCGGGTCATTCTGGCTTGAAATTGTACTTCAGGATGAAAATGATGAGTATCCAGTCTTTAGTAAATCTATATATACTCCTCTCTTGAATGAAAATGTACCGATTGGTCAGTCGGTAGAAGCGGTGACAGCCATTGACAAAGACTCGGGTACAAATGGTCAAGTTACATATTCAATAACATCTGGAGATGGACAGGCCTATTTTGCAATTGACTCATCCAGTGGTGTTAttacaacaacacaaaacatcGACTATGAGACAAaaactgttttctttctcattctacaagcaGTAGATGGTGGAACGCCTGCTCTGTCTACTGTTGGGGTCGTCAAAGTGACCATAGTTGATCTCAACGATAATGCTCCTACATTCACACCTGACTTTTTCACTCAAAGTCTGTCTGAAGATGCAACTGTTGGAACAAGTGTGACAACTGTCTTTGCCACAGACGCCGACTCCTCTGCTAACAACAACAACGTCTTCACCTACAGTCTCACTAATGCCTTTTTTGACGTCAATTCAGCATCTGGGCAGATATCTACAAAAGCTATGTTAGACAGAGAAACTATTCGCAG TCACAATTTAACTATCTTGGCCATCGACCAAGGATCACCATCTAATACAGCAACAGCAGTTGTGACAGTCAACCTCCTTGATGTAAACGATAACACACCAAACATCACAGGAAGTTACTCAACCAATCTGAGCGAGGACACCAGACCTGGAACTATTGTCTTCACTATCACAGCCTCTGACATAGATAGCAGTGTGAATGCAGAACTTGTTTACTCAATTGCATCTGGAAACACTGATGGAGACTTCAAG ATTGAAATTGGAAGTGGTATTGTTCAAGTTCAAAATTCACTGGACAGGGAGAGAACCGCTTCCTACAACCTCGTCATCCATGTAACAGATAAGGGTGCCCCTCCACTGACTGCATCTGTTACCACTACAGTAGTGATTGATGATATCAATGACAATAATCCAATTTTCATACAGTCTCAATACATCTTTAACATAGCCGAAAATGTTCCATTGGGGTCTTCTGTTGGAACAATACAAGCTACAGATAAAGACAGTTTAATAAATGCAGCACTGACATATGAAATTGTTGTCTTCTGGACTGGTGAAGCTTCCCATTTTGTCCTTGACCTTTCGTCTGGGGTGATAACTACAGACGGCAATCTGGACCGAGAAAACATTGGCACTTACAGTTTAAGATGTCGTGCTAAAGATGGTGGAACTCCACAATTAACTGGAGATGTAAATGTGACAATTGTGATTGATGACTTAAATGACAATCCCCCTGTCTTCAACTCGTTACAGTATACAGGATctgtaaatgaaaacacagcgGCAGGAACCAGCATATTATCGGTCACTGTCACCGATGCAGACGCCCACAATGGTGCCATAACTCTGTCAATCGACACTTTAACACCTGAGGGTGCCCGTGGTGATCAGTTCCTAACAGTTGATTCTGCTACAGGTATTGTAAGTGTCAAGTCTGTTATGGACAGAGAAGTGGACGTGGAATTCAATGTAACCATTTTAGCAGTTGACAATGGGACAATTCCACTGACTGCCTCAGCTGTGGTGCACATAATAGTTACCGATGAAAATGACAATACCCCTGTCTTCAGTTCTACATTTTACAACACTGAGATTGCCTTCACTGGTACCTGTGACAACACTATTGTGACTCTGACTGCCACTGATGCTGATTCCGGATTAAATGGACAGGTGTTCTACGTCTTTTCCCAGAACCCCTATGGATTTTTCTTTGCTGTTGATGTGAGTTTAG GTGTTGTGACGCTACAGACTCCCGTATCAGTCAACACCAAGTATGTACTGGAAGCCTCAGGGAACGATGGTGGCGTTCCTTCACGAACAACCAGCCCGGCAGCAGCAGTTCGGGTGGACACATTCGACCCCAACACAGTAGCCGTTACAATCAAACTTGGCATAAGCAAAGCAGATTTCCTCCTCAGACAGGATACGTTTGTGTCCCAATTCAAGACGGTGATGTCAGCCAGATATCCTTCATGTCTTGTACGGATCTGGTGCATCACAGAGAGATCGGGCGAGACGGCTGTCGCGGCACCAACAAGGCGGCGGCTCCTCACCTCAAG TCCTGTCAATGTCAACCTTTTTGTTGTTGCGGACAACTCTACTGAGTCGGCAGGCAACCTTGCCCAAGACAAGACTTTTGTCACTTCCGGCGATGTCACCAGTGTTGTTGCATCTGACCCTTCTGGTACTCCATCATCAGCACTACAAG GATCAGCTTGGGACTACTTTGTCATCCAGAACGTCAGTCCCTTCTCCGAGACTGTCACTCCCTGGCATCAGACAACAGTGGGCATCGTCTTCATCGTCATTGCCAGCCTCCTGGCAGCTGTGCTCATCAGCACCGTCATCTTCGCCATCCTCTGGTACAGGAAAAAGAGAAG ACCTATAACACCAACAAAACAACCCGAGAGAAAAGATCAGAATCACAACAGGTTCTTCCTAACTAAAC CAACTGTCCCTGATCTTGACGTCAAGAAAACGAAGCAGTATCCACCGGCTGCGTTTGCCGCTGTTCCTCGGACGCCG CCCCGGATGGAGAAGACTGCGGAGGAGTACTTCCGCCCAATGGAGACCAGGAGAACGTACAGTAACGCCAGTCCTCCACGAACACCTCGCACTGTGCTGCTGTCACCCAAACCAACCGACCGCGCCATCATTAGCAGACAGTTCGACGGAGCAGCGATTGATCCAG CTACTGGCAAAGTGTACGAATACAATACTCGGACCAATGAGAGACGATGGTTGTCGACACCGGAGGGCAAAGCTGTAGTAGCCAGAGACAGCAACGTGTAG
- the LOC137297323 gene encoding cadherin EGF LAG seven-pass G-type receptor 1-like, with translation MLHISSESEPRSCKSGIAAHDVPNSPGQPAITNPKADGTSEVTIPENTTTGAVVFTVDPTPTAGTTWNYALTPTTDPFVINIGGSVTLSGTVDYESTKSYALTIQVTDGTGSTARDLTVFISNVYDIIPTLTAPTPTPSILEESTVGTNVATFAATDPETVDGDKLYFSLVGTDTKYFQIDPITGTLTIRDRVDHDVGLTSLDVTVQVTDSGGNTASQAITFPVTDINDNGPICSPDSVFVTIAEGSGAGTTVGTVSCTDADSPPNSDLTYSIFTGDDTTAKFEIAGTVVSTSATPLDFESKSDYTLVVHAVDSPASGTPRTGTVTFYIKVSPVNDFDPIWGTNVPPGTTFSIPESSPIGTPIVTIVATDADLGRDGELTYQLISVTTDAGTTVAGVLALDTSTGKLTTAATLDRERVTSYRVVVMATDGGTTARSVQGNLTISIDDFNDNAPVFTAASVLTGSIPEDSPIGKSILTLSAYDADATSTLTFLVASGDVVPPKFKFSNTTTGLLQLSSLIDLDQPTNDPGYYTLTVIVTDGEVPELTGTTYVTVTVTSVNQHAPVFHTPSPSSTVSVSENTTAGTPVATITATDNDYGTDGRVSYSITNGNTGSAFTIDPATGEIRTVSGLDFETTPLYNLEVTATDGTTPVSSTVTVSITDINEDAPTCTAYYIQQDMPENDTVPKTVTSLINCSDPNGDTLTYSITSGNPPGVFLINSATGVLSVTKGINISYRKK, from the exons ATGTTGCATATTTCAAGTGAATCTGAACCAAGATCGTGTAAATCAGGAATAGCTGCTCACGACGTCCCCAATAGCCCCG GACAGCCAGCAATCACAAACCCCAAAGCCGATGGTACGAGCGAAGTGACTATTCCAGAGAACACGACAACTGGGGCTGTGGTCTTCACCGTTGACCCTACTCCAACTGCTGGGACAACGTGGAACTATGCCCTGACCCCTACCACTGATCCCTTCGTCATCAACATCGGCGGCAGCGTAACTTTATCAGGGACCGTTGACTACGAGTCAACCAAATCATATGCATTGACCATTCA AGTGACGGATGGGACTGGGTCCACGGCCCGAGACCTCACTGTCTTCATCAGCAACGTGTACGACATCATTCCGACACTCACTGCCCCCACACCCACTCCCTCTATACTGGAGGAGTCGACTGTGGGGACCAACGTGGCAACGTTTGCGGCAACGGACCCGGAGACAGTAGACGGGGATAAACTATATTTCTCGTTAGTAG GCACGGACACCAAGTATTTTCAGATAGACCCTATCACCGGCACACTTACAATCAGGGACCGTGTCGACCATGACGTGGGGCTCACCTCGCTAGACGTCACTGTGCAGGTGACAGACAGTGGGGGTAACACTGCATCACAGGCAATAACCTTCCCCGTCACCGACATCAACGACAACGGTCCTATCTGCTCACCGGATTCTGTGTTCGTAACTATAGCAGAAGGGTCAGGAGCAG GTACCACTGTAGGAACAGTATCCTGCACAGACGCTGATTCTCCGCCGAACAGTGACCTCACATACTCCATCTTTACCGGCGACGACACTACAGCAAAGTTCGAAATCGCTGGCACTGTTGTTTCCACGTCAGCCACCCCACTAGACTTTGAGAGTAAATCTGACTACACGCTAGTCGTTCACGCCGTGGACAGTCCTGCCTCGGGGACACCTCGGACAGGGACGGTTACATTCTACATCAAG GTGAGTCCCGTTAACGACTTTGATCCCATCTGGGGAACTAATGTTCCCCCAGGAACAACCTTCTCCATACCAGAGTCATCTCCCATTGGGACACCCATTGTTACCATTGTAGCAACAGACGCCGACCTGGGTAGAGATGGAGAGCTGACATATCAACTTATTTCCGTGACAACAG ACGCAGGGACCACTGTAGCCGGCGTCCTGGCACTGGATACATCCACAGGAAAACTCACAACGGCTGCGACATTGGATAGAGAAAGAGTTACGTCCTATAGAGTGGTTGTCATGGCGACGGACGGTGGGACAACAGCAAGATCAGTTCAAGGCAACCTTACTATCAGCATAGACGACTTCAACGACAACGCCCCAGTCTTTACAGCAGCCAGCGTTCTCACGGGATCAATACCTGAAGATTCACCTATAGGAAAGTCTATCTTAACGCTATCTGCGTATGACGCCGACGCAACGTCAACTCTGACATTTTTAGTCGCGAGTGGTGACGTTGTACCGCCAAAGTTCAAATTCAGCAACACGACGACAGGACTGCTTCAGCTGTCCAGTCTGATCGACCTTGACCAACCAACAAATGACCCTGGCTACTACACCCTTACTGTCATCGTGACAGATGGAGAGGTGCCGGAACTGACGGGGACGACGTACGTCACGGTCACAGTCACGTCCGTCAACCAGCACGCACCTGTTTTTCACACACCATCTCCATCTTCCACTGTCTCC GTGTCGGAGAATACCACGGCTGGAACGCCAGTGGCAACGATCACAGCAACTGACAACGATTACGGCACAGACGGCAGAGTCTCTTATTCAATAACAA ATGGCAACACCGGATCGGCCTTCACCATCGACCCTGCTACAGGCGAGATTCGAACAGTATCAGGTCTAGATTTCGAAACTACCCCCCTCTATAACCTAGAGGTGACGGCAACAGACGGAACAACACCTGTGTCTTCCACCGTCACCGTCTCCATCACCGACATCAACGAGGACGCACCCACTTGCACCGCTTACTATATCCAACAGGACATGCCAGAGAATGACACCGTCCCGAAAACG GTGACGTCTCTAATCAACTGCAGTGATCCTAATGGCGACACACTGACATATAGCATCACCTCCGGCAACCCTCCAGGTGTTTTCCTCATTAACTCGGCCACTGGCGTATTGTCAGTCACTAAAGGTATCAACATTTCCTACAGAAAAAAATGA